The nucleotide sequence TTCCTGAAAAACGTGGACTAATCAAGATGCGACATTCCTCTTCCCGGTTTCTTCCCGATTGGGCATTAATCTGCAAAGTAGGACAACGAGACAGAGTCAAAGTCTACCAGAGCTTTTTCAAGCTGCTCAGTGTCCAGCTTTCTATCAAGGGTAAGCACACACACTGAAGCCCCTTCAGATCGTCAGATTTGAGAGGGGCTTTTTTTTAGTAGAACGGTAACCATCCAGGTCAGAACCCATTAATCAGGACCCATTAAAAAGCTCAACCAGATCCCGTCATCCTTCCTGTCCTGTCCTGTTCCCTGTCCCCTGCCCCCTGTTCCCTGTTCCCTGTCCCCTGCTATAGCAGGTAAGAAGGGCACCCCCCACAGCGATCGCCCTGGAGGGTGGCACCAAAGGTCCTCACTCGCCATCCTTCAACTCACGATGCGGTTCAATCACCCCACCCCCCAGCAGCACTTCTCCGTCATACCAGACAGCCGCCTGACCGGGTGTCACACTGGACTGAGGTTCGTCAAACACGACCCGAACACGGGAGTTCCCCAGGGGAATGATGGTGGCAGAGGTGGCAGGGGAGCGGTAGCGGATCTGGACTTCCGCCTTAATCGGAGTGGTGGGTTCAACCATAGACACCCAGTTAACTCGTTGAACGGTACATTCCGCCGATAGGGTGGCGGCGCGATCGCCCACAATTACCCGATTATTCACCGCATCCAGCGCCACCACGTACAGTGGTTCACTGTGGGCGATCCCCAACCCCTTGCGCTGTCCAATCGTGTAGTGATGGATTCCGTCATGCTGACCCAGCACCTTCCCGGACTGGTCTACAATGTCCCCCTTCTGGGGGGTAATGTACTTGTCCAGAAATGCCCGCATAGAGCCATTTGCCTCAATCAGGCAAAGATCCTGACTTTCCGGCTTTTCCGCCGTGTGCAACCCAAACTCCGCTGCCACCTGGCGCGTTTTTGTCTTAGGCTGCTCTCCCAGGGGAAACATCACTTGAGATAACACGTCCTGGGGCAGATCGTAGAGGAAATAGGTCTGATCCTTGCTGCGATCAATCGCCCGCAGAAGTTGGTAACGCCCACTGGCTTCGTCATAGCGAGTCCGGGCATAATGCCCGGTGGCAATGTAGTCGCTACCCAGGTGTTCGCGGGCATACTTGAGCATGGGACCAAACTTGACCGCCCGGTTGCACTGGGAGCAGGGCAAAGGGGTAATCCCGGCGCTATACCCCGTCACCAGATAGTCCACAATGTTCTCTTGAAAAACATCCCGAATGTCCACAATATGGTGGGGAATGCCCAACTGATCACACAACTTGGCCGCATCGACCATGCCCTCGGAGCAGCACTGTCCCTTGCCCTTCATCAGCCACAGTGTTAAGCCCACAACATCGTAGCCGCGATCGCACAGGATCGCCGCAGTCGTTGAACTATCGACTCCACCAGAGAGTCCTACCACAACTTTTTTCATGGACTGGAAAGGATTGGGAAAGGCGTGAAGAAAGGTTACTCTTCCAGGCTAACACCTGCTAAGAAGAACACCTTTGCAAAGGTAACTCATAACCAATGCCAGGCACTGTACGATTATTTTTGCGAACTTACACCAGCCTGCACCAATGAGCCGCATTGCAGTTTTGAACAGTAAGTTGGGCAGGTGGAAGCAATCGCGAAACTCCGGGGCAAGTCTCGTAGGCGCGATACAATATGTTCAGCAAATTTAACATAAAGTAAATTGCGGCAGCAGCGAACGGGAAGGTACGCATGGGAAAAGTAGTTGGCATTGACCTGGGGACGACAAATTCAGTAGTAGCCGTGATGGAAGGCGGCAAGCCCATCGTCATTGCCAATTCTGAAGGAATGCGGACAACCCCCTCTGTGGTTGGTTTTAGCAAAGAGGGAGAACGGGTTGTCGGGCAAATGGCACGGCGGCAGGCAGTCCTGGACCCGCAAAACACCTTCTATGGGGTGAAACGCTACATGGGACGCCGCTACATGGAACTCACCCCCGAATCCAAACGGGTTCCCTATACCATCCGCAAGGACGAGATGGGCAATATTAAGATCAAGTGCCCCCGGCTGGATCGGGAGTTCGCCCCGGAAGAAATTTCAGCCATGATTCTGAAAAAGCTGGCAGATGAAGCCACGCGCTATCTGGGAGAGCCAGTTACCGGGGCTGTCATTACTGTCCCTGCCTATTTCAACGATGCCCAGCGGCAGGCAACCCGGGATGCGGGTAGAATTGCCGGACTGGAAGTGAAGCGAATTCTGAACGAACCAACGGCAGCTTCCCTGGCATACGGCTTAGACCGGAATGACAACCAGACCATCCTGGTGTTCGACCTGGGAGGGGGGACCTTTGATGTGTCCATCCTGGAGGTGGGGGATGGGGTGTTTGAGGTCAAAGCCACCAGTGGTGACACCCAACTGGGGGGGAATGATTTCGATAAACGGGTTGTGGACTGGCTGGCAGAACAATTCCTGGAAACGGAAGGGGTGGATTTGAGACGAGATCGCCAGGCCCTTCAACGACTCACCGAAGCGGCAGAGAAAGCCAAGATCGAACTTTCTGGGGTAACCGTGACGGAAATCAACCTGCCTTTTATCACGGCAACAGAAGAAGGTCCCAAACACCTGGAAACCCGTCTCACTCGCGCTCAGTTTGAGGGCTTGTGCAGCGATCTGGTCAGCCGGATTCGGAATCCGGTCAAGCAGGCTCTGCGGGACGCCGGGATGAGTCCGGTTCAGATTGATGAAGTGGTACTGGTGGGTGGTTCCAGCCGGATCCCCTTTGTCCAGGAACTGGTGCGCAGTCTGATTGACCGGGAACCCAACCAAAACGTCAACCCGGATGAGGTGGTGGCAGTGGGAGCCGCCATCCAGGCAGGAATTTTAGCCGGAGAAGTCAAAGATATTCTGCTGCTGGATGTCACACCCCTGTCTCTCGGTCTGGAAACCATTGGCGGTGTGATGAAAAAGCTCATTCCCCGTAACACTACCATTCCCGTGCGGCGGTCTGACATCTTCTCCACCGGTGAAGATAATCAGACGATGGTAGAGATCCATATCCTCCAGGGTGAGCGCGAGATGGCAGCCGGAAACAAATCGGTTGGGCGGTTCAAGCTAACAGGCATTCCTCCTGCTCCCAGAGGGATTCCCCAAATTCAGGTTGCCTTTGACATTGATGCCAATGGCATTTTGCAGGTCACCGCAATGGAACGAACCACCGGGCGAGAACAGAGCATTACCGTCCAGGGAGCCTCGACTCTGAGCGAGGAGGAAGTGCGCCGCATGATGCGGGATGCGGAGGAGTACGCTGAATCCGATCGCCTGAAGAAAGAAAAAGTAGAGAAGCGCAACCGCTCTGAGTCCCTTATCATTCAGGCAGAACGGCAACTCCGGGAAGCCACACTCGACTTTGGGATGCAGTTTGTCAGC is from Leptothermofonsia sichuanensis E412 and encodes:
- the mnmA gene encoding tRNA 2-thiouridine(34) synthase MnmA, which produces MKKVVVGLSGGVDSSTTAAILCDRGYDVVGLTLWLMKGKGQCCSEGMVDAAKLCDQLGIPHHIVDIRDVFQENIVDYLVTGYSAGITPLPCSQCNRAVKFGPMLKYAREHLGSDYIATGHYARTRYDEASGRYQLLRAIDRSKDQTYFLYDLPQDVLSQVMFPLGEQPKTKTRQVAAEFGLHTAEKPESQDLCLIEANGSMRAFLDKYITPQKGDIVDQSGKVLGQHDGIHHYTIGQRKGLGIAHSEPLYVVALDAVNNRVIVGDRAATLSAECTVQRVNWVSMVEPTTPIKAEVQIRYRSPATSATIIPLGNSRVRVVFDEPQSSVTPGQAAVWYDGEVLLGGGVIEPHRELKDGE
- the dnaK gene encoding molecular chaperone DnaK, with translation MGKVVGIDLGTTNSVVAVMEGGKPIVIANSEGMRTTPSVVGFSKEGERVVGQMARRQAVLDPQNTFYGVKRYMGRRYMELTPESKRVPYTIRKDEMGNIKIKCPRLDREFAPEEISAMILKKLADEATRYLGEPVTGAVITVPAYFNDAQRQATRDAGRIAGLEVKRILNEPTAASLAYGLDRNDNQTILVFDLGGGTFDVSILEVGDGVFEVKATSGDTQLGGNDFDKRVVDWLAEQFLETEGVDLRRDRQALQRLTEAAEKAKIELSGVTVTEINLPFITATEEGPKHLETRLTRAQFEGLCSDLVSRIRNPVKQALRDAGMSPVQIDEVVLVGGSSRIPFVQELVRSLIDREPNQNVNPDEVVAVGAAIQAGILAGEVKDILLLDVTPLSLGLETIGGVMKKLIPRNTTIPVRRSDIFSTGEDNQTMVEIHILQGEREMAAGNKSVGRFKLTGIPPAPRGIPQIQVAFDIDANGILQVTAMERTTGREQSITVQGASTLSEEEVRRMMRDAEEYAESDRLKKEKVEKRNRSESLIIQAERQLREATLDFGMQFVSSYRSRIERAIQQLRTALSQNDDRGIDQAQADLQDAVYDLNREVYQRNKEEKEEDSILGAIKSFFLDDDDDYDYYQDDRRDYGSSYGRRDYGSSYGGSSYGSGSYGYGRSGQSDYSSGSGRSDYGSGRSDYGNSRYDRRDNGRYSEPSRNENRYDSRDYGDRRYSERGYGSNEPPRGEPRYNEDRYSDRSRYDSGRDRDNTYPDSRSSYDTRPSYDRPANRDRSERRPPSRPSRNPRPNLSQDNWDDEDDWL